In Polynucleobacter sp. AP-Ainpum-60-G11, one DNA window encodes the following:
- a CDS encoding sulfurtransferase yields MKPILNIAAYLFVSLDNLTELRAKILDDCNARHLKGTILLTAEGINMFLAGEEAKLRGFLDWLRLDSRFAPLQAKDSWSETQPFKKMLVKIKNEIIRMNHPTIRPEEGRANFITPKKLQEWLDRGTDDLGRPVVMVDTRNAFEVEYGTFENALHFNIEKFTEFPAAITAHKDELADKTLVSFCTGGIRCEKSGLFMREIGMQHSYQLEGGILKYFEEVGSAHYTGTCFVFDEREALEPNLDSIPLERSIRKKQTA; encoded by the coding sequence ATGAAACCAATTTTGAACATAGCCGCCTATTTATTTGTCAGCCTAGACAATTTGACTGAGCTACGCGCGAAGATATTGGATGACTGCAATGCTCGCCATCTAAAAGGGACCATTCTCTTGACCGCTGAAGGTATCAACATGTTCTTGGCAGGAGAGGAAGCTAAATTACGCGGCTTTCTAGATTGGCTGCGCCTGGATTCTCGCTTTGCCCCCCTTCAGGCAAAAGATAGCTGGTCTGAAACACAGCCATTTAAAAAAATGTTGGTCAAAATTAAGAATGAAATCATCCGCATGAATCACCCGACGATTCGTCCGGAAGAGGGTCGCGCGAATTTCATTACGCCAAAAAAATTACAAGAGTGGCTTGATCGAGGTACCGATGACTTAGGGCGCCCTGTCGTGATGGTGGACACACGTAACGCTTTTGAAGTCGAATACGGTACTTTCGAGAATGCACTGCATTTCAATATTGAGAAATTTACAGAATTTCCCGCAGCAATCACTGCACATAAAGATGAGTTAGCTGATAAAACTCTCGTGAGCTTTTGTACTGGCGGCATCCGCTGTGAAAAGTCTGGCCTCTTCATGCGTGAAATTGGCATGCAACATAGCTATCAACTTGAAGGCGGCATCCTCAAGTACTTTGAAGAAGTTGGCTCCGCACACTACACCGGCACCTGCTTTGTATTTGATGAACGGGAAGCGCTGGAGCCTAACTTAGACTCCATCCCACTAGAGCGCTCTATCCGAAAAAAACAAACCGCCTAA
- a CDS encoding antibiotic biosynthesis monooxygenase: MILEHCDLEIDPSKAVEFEEAILRGVNSVIAKAKGFQGFKVNRSIENPARYLLLIYWDSLENHTVDFRGSDAFAEWRAIVGPFFVKPPFVEHMTLVGKSS, from the coding sequence ATGATTTTGGAGCACTGCGATCTAGAAATTGACCCCAGCAAGGCCGTTGAGTTTGAGGAGGCAATTTTGCGTGGCGTTAATAGCGTCATTGCCAAGGCTAAGGGATTCCAAGGCTTTAAGGTTAACCGCAGCATTGAAAACCCAGCGCGCTACTTGTTATTGATTTACTGGGATAGTCTTGAGAACCATACGGTGGACTTCAGAGGTTCCGACGCTTTTGCTGAATGGCGTGCAATTGTTGGCCCATTTTTTGTCAAACCACCTTTTGTTGAGCACATGACTTTGGTGGGTAAATCGAGCTAA
- a CDS encoding D-2-hydroxyacid dehydrogenase family protein, which produces MANLPNIVVLGDYERALRRFSNWNRIEQSSNLTIHHEPLRDEALYEAVKDADVIAIVRDRSPFNEAMIARLSKLKLLMFTGKRNGTLDSAALLSRNIPIACTPGGPSKETTTELTWALILGASKQLVGQNNLVTSGGWRNELSVLPMLAGERLGVIGLGAIGSSVARVGKAFGMELVTWSPNMTPERAAVENAKSVSLDELLSTSKVVTMHLVAGPGTKGLISADQLALMRPDSVLVNTSRSALINMPDLCAALKQGRPGQAAVDVFDIEPLPSNDPLRNTQNLLATPHLGFIAEPIFETFSKGITQTLEAWLDQKPVPHPFEP; this is translated from the coding sequence ATGGCCAATTTACCCAATATTGTCGTCCTAGGAGATTACGAACGTGCACTGCGTCGCTTCTCTAATTGGAATCGGATAGAGCAAAGCTCAAATCTCACCATTCACCATGAGCCATTGCGCGATGAAGCCCTATATGAAGCAGTGAAGGATGCCGATGTCATTGCTATTGTGCGCGATAGATCCCCATTTAATGAGGCAATGATTGCGAGACTGTCAAAACTCAAATTATTAATGTTTACAGGCAAACGCAATGGCACTCTAGATAGCGCCGCCCTCCTCTCGCGGAATATTCCGATCGCCTGTACGCCTGGAGGCCCCTCTAAAGAAACTACCACTGAGCTAACCTGGGCCTTAATCTTGGGGGCATCCAAGCAACTGGTTGGCCAAAACAATCTGGTGACTTCTGGTGGCTGGCGTAATGAACTCTCGGTCCTCCCGATGCTTGCAGGTGAGCGCCTCGGAGTTATTGGTCTGGGCGCTATCGGCAGCTCTGTTGCTCGCGTTGGCAAAGCATTCGGAATGGAGCTTGTCACCTGGAGCCCCAATATGACTCCAGAACGCGCCGCAGTAGAAAACGCAAAATCCGTTAGCCTCGATGAATTACTCAGCACATCCAAAGTAGTCACTATGCACTTAGTGGCTGGCCCAGGAACTAAAGGCCTCATTAGCGCAGATCAACTTGCCTTAATGCGCCCAGACTCGGTTCTGGTAAACACATCGCGATCCGCATTGATCAATATGCCTGACTTATGCGCTGCCCTTAAGCAGGGTCGTCCTGGCCAAGCTGCAGTAGATGTATTTGATATTGAACCTTTGCCATCCAATGATCCGCTGCGCAATACTCAGAATCTACTGGCAACTCCGCACCTTGGTTTTATTGCAGAACCTATTTTTGAAACTTTCTCAAAAGGTATTACTCAAACTCTAGAGGCCTGGCTTGACCAAAAGCCAGTACCGCATCCTTTCGAACCTTAA
- a CDS encoding chromate transporter, protein MTKSQYRILSNLNALKKLTPSQLFISFSKIGMSGFGGVLPWARRTLVERDKILSSEEFSAILGICQIVPGPNIVNLAVCIGSRFAGARGALAAVLGLTLGPICIVMLLAVLYTHYSYMESIQGVLRGISAVGVGLIASTGIKMLRDELRFPAMLLVVLVTVIAASYYQLGLGWVVLIASPLAWFLAQKKARKL, encoded by the coding sequence TTGACCAAAAGCCAGTACCGCATCCTTTCGAACCTTAATGCTTTGAAGAAGCTCACACCCTCACAGTTATTTATCAGCTTCAGCAAAATCGGCATGTCTGGTTTTGGTGGAGTGTTGCCATGGGCACGGCGTACCCTGGTTGAACGCGACAAGATATTAAGCTCGGAAGAATTTAGCGCCATTCTGGGTATCTGCCAAATTGTTCCAGGCCCGAATATTGTGAATCTTGCGGTGTGTATTGGCTCTCGATTTGCTGGCGCTAGGGGCGCGTTGGCAGCCGTCCTTGGTTTAACGCTAGGGCCCATCTGCATTGTGATGTTGTTAGCCGTTCTCTATACACATTACAGCTACATGGAGTCGATACAAGGAGTGCTGCGCGGCATTTCTGCAGTTGGGGTTGGCTTAATCGCCTCCACTGGCATCAAAATGTTGCGCGACGAGTTACGCTTTCCAGCAATGCTACTGGTTGTACTAGTTACAGTAATCGCAGCCAGCTATTACCAGCTAGGACTTGGTTGGGTAGTACTCATAGCATCACCACTGGCCTGGTTCTTGGCGCAAAAGAAGGCTCGCAAACTATGA
- a CDS encoding chromate transporter — MNILLSLFLKLSAFSLIAFGGVNALLPSLLKLSVYQEHWIDLQTFADYFAIAQAAPGPNFMTVTLIGWHVYGVLGALIATLAISWPSSILVYHLQRLILGMKDAHKKKSIQYAAAALAIGLVLSSAWQIALQINHSYAAYALTLLTIGITVFTRWHPLYLIGLGAALGALGLI; from the coding sequence ATGAACATTTTGCTAAGCCTATTTTTAAAACTCTCCGCCTTTTCTTTGATTGCCTTTGGCGGCGTAAATGCCTTACTTCCAAGCTTGCTGAAATTATCGGTTTATCAAGAGCACTGGATAGATCTTCAAACTTTTGCCGATTATTTTGCGATTGCGCAAGCTGCACCAGGGCCGAACTTTATGACGGTCACCTTAATTGGCTGGCATGTTTATGGTGTTTTAGGTGCGCTAATTGCAACTCTTGCAATTTCATGGCCGTCATCTATTCTGGTCTATCACTTACAACGCCTGATCCTAGGCATGAAAGATGCCCACAAAAAGAAATCGATTCAATATGCAGCTGCAGCTCTAGCCATCGGTCTAGTTCTCTCTTCAGCATGGCAGATTGCTTTACAAATCAATCACAGCTACGCTGCCTATGCTCTGACACTGTTAACTATTGGAATTACTGTTTTTACTCGTTGGCATCCTTTGTATTTAATCGGACTTGGTGCCGCTCTAGGAGCATTAGGACTTATATGA
- a CDS encoding tripartite tricarboxylate transporter substrate binding protein, with amino-acid sequence MKFMRFLQTTVLCSAVFLIGSANAQANYPSKPINLIVPYGAGGSADSRSRQLAQKMSLILRQPIVVDNKPGAGGNIGTEFVARSAPDGYTIGMGNFAPMAVNKTLFGNLRYDPETDISPIILIEKGPLVLVVHPNSPYKTIQDIVTAAKAKPGTLTFSSGGIGGSHQLSAELFMQNAGIKMIHVPYKSGSAGLTDLMGGNVDMMFDQMYSAVPSIKADKLRPIAITSKKRSPLLPNVPSFAEVGYPKVEVLNWQGFIAPAKTPKPIIDKLNAAANEALKDPQLRELMLSQGNEIGGGSPADFAALIKSEAAKWSAVVKAGNIKPE; translated from the coding sequence ATGAAATTCATGCGATTTTTACAGACGACTGTTTTGTGCTCAGCAGTTTTTTTGATTGGATCTGCAAATGCACAAGCAAACTATCCCAGCAAACCGATCAATTTGATCGTGCCCTATGGCGCTGGCGGTAGTGCCGATTCTCGCAGCAGGCAACTAGCTCAGAAAATGAGTTTAATTTTGAGGCAGCCGATTGTGGTTGATAACAAACCCGGCGCTGGCGGAAACATTGGTACTGAGTTTGTTGCAAGATCAGCGCCAGATGGCTACACAATTGGGATGGGAAACTTCGCACCCATGGCAGTGAATAAAACCTTATTTGGTAACCTTCGCTACGACCCCGAAACGGATATCAGTCCAATCATCTTGATTGAGAAGGGTCCCTTAGTTTTAGTAGTTCACCCAAACTCACCCTATAAAACTATTCAAGATATTGTCACGGCAGCGAAAGCAAAGCCAGGTACTCTCACCTTTTCTTCAGGGGGTATTGGCGGCAGTCATCAATTATCTGCAGAACTATTTATGCAGAATGCCGGCATCAAAATGATTCATGTTCCTTATAAGAGTGGTTCCGCTGGTTTAACGGACCTCATGGGTGGCAACGTGGATATGATGTTTGATCAAATGTATTCAGCAGTGCCCAGCATCAAAGCGGATAAGTTACGTCCTATCGCCATCACGAGCAAAAAGAGATCTCCACTCCTGCCAAATGTTCCTAGCTTTGCTGAGGTTGGCTACCCCAAGGTTGAGGTGCTGAATTGGCAAGGATTTATCGCGCCCGCCAAAACTCCTAAGCCAATTATTGATAAGCTAAATGCCGCAGCCAACGAAGCTTTGAAAGATCCACAACTGCGTGAATTGATGCTTTCTCAAGGAAATGAAATTGGCGGCGGAAGTCCTGCTGATTTCGCAGCCCTGATTAAGTCTGAGGCGGCGAAATGGAGTGCCGTAGTCAAGGCGGGAAATATCAAGCCTGAATAA
- the crcB gene encoding fluoride efflux transporter CrcB yields the protein MWPSILAIFCGAGLGALLRAGFNLVTVNVASMLPLGTFISNMVGGYLIGIAVAFFGNNPNLSPEWKLFVITGFLGGLTTFSSFSAEVVGFMQRGEVTWALGTALLHLVGSLCLTFLGILTYQALK from the coding sequence ATGTGGCCATCTATTCTTGCAATCTTCTGCGGCGCCGGTCTTGGTGCATTACTGAGGGCAGGCTTTAATCTTGTAACAGTCAATGTCGCATCAATGCTTCCTTTGGGAACCTTTATTTCCAATATGGTTGGCGGTTACCTAATTGGTATTGCGGTAGCCTTCTTTGGAAACAATCCCAATCTCTCCCCAGAATGGAAGTTGTTCGTGATTACAGGCTTCCTAGGCGGCCTCACAACTTTCTCCAGCTTTTCTGCTGAGGTTGTAGGATTTATGCAGCGGGGCGAAGTGACTTGGGCGCTAGGTACAGCGCTCCTGCATTTGGTAGGCTCGCTGTGCCTTACTTTCTTGGGTATTTTGACTTACCAAGCGCTGAAGTAA
- the ygiD gene encoding 4,5-DOPA dioxygenase extradiol — protein MTSHRQPAVFAGHGSPMYAIEPNRYTATWASLGKSLKRPDAILVISAHWVTRGVWVTAMPKPKTIHDFGGFPQALFDIQYPAPGSPALADRVKELLGVPVVLEENEWGIDHGAWSVLKYLYPNADVPVVQLSLDGSLSANEHYELAKKLRPLRDENILILASGNVVHNLRTIQWEAGASPYPWAKEFNDFFVSEMKANHHETLIHWEQFGDAAHLSIPTPEHYWPALYVLAQQEQGEAPKTQVDGIEMGSIGMLTFTIQ, from the coding sequence ATGACTAGCCATCGCCAACCTGCAGTATTTGCTGGCCATGGCAGTCCGATGTATGCCATCGAGCCCAATCGCTATACAGCCACTTGGGCTAGTCTTGGTAAATCACTCAAACGCCCAGATGCGATCTTAGTCATCTCGGCCCATTGGGTAACCCGTGGAGTATGGGTTACTGCAATGCCCAAACCTAAAACGATTCATGACTTTGGCGGATTTCCGCAGGCCTTGTTTGATATTCAGTATCCAGCGCCAGGAAGTCCTGCGCTTGCGGATCGCGTAAAAGAATTGCTAGGTGTTCCTGTCGTACTTGAAGAGAATGAATGGGGCATTGATCACGGCGCTTGGTCTGTTCTCAAATATCTTTACCCAAATGCTGATGTTCCTGTGGTGCAGTTGAGTCTAGATGGCTCCTTATCTGCAAATGAGCATTACGAGCTGGCTAAAAAATTGCGCCCTTTGCGTGATGAAAATATTTTAATTCTGGCAAGCGGCAATGTGGTGCATAACTTGCGCACTATCCAATGGGAGGCGGGTGCAAGCCCCTATCCATGGGCTAAAGAGTTTAATGATTTCTTTGTTTCGGAAATGAAGGCTAATCACCATGAGACTTTGATTCATTGGGAGCAATTTGGTGATGCCGCTCATTTATCCATTCCAACCCCTGAGCACTATTGGCCGGCATTGTATGTGCTCGCTCAGCAAGAGCAGGGTGAGGCGCCTAAGACACAAGTTGATGGAATAGAAATGGGTTCCATTGGTATGCTTACTTTTACAATCCAATAA
- a CDS encoding site-2 protease family protein — MITDYSIQAVAINAIPLIFAITIHEAAHGFAARQFGDNTAYMLGRVSLNPIKHIDPVGTILIPLLLILSGSPFLVGYAKPVPVNFGRLRNPRIDSIWVALAGPGSNFIQALIWLILLIGLVGLGINEKFLISMSQAGITWNLGLLVFNLFPLPPLDGGRILAGLLPVRQSIALGKLEPWGFFIVLGLVFTGIIGSLWMTPLMAFFEWLILLLTSPLRMIF, encoded by the coding sequence ATGATTACTGACTATTCTATCCAAGCTGTCGCGATTAATGCGATTCCCTTGATTTTTGCCATCACGATTCATGAGGCCGCTCACGGCTTTGCTGCACGTCAATTTGGCGACAATACGGCCTATATGCTGGGTAGAGTAAGCCTCAACCCCATTAAACATATAGACCCCGTGGGGACAATTCTGATCCCCCTGCTATTGATTTTGTCAGGATCCCCTTTTTTGGTTGGCTATGCCAAACCAGTGCCGGTGAACTTTGGGCGCCTACGCAACCCCAGAATTGACTCTATTTGGGTAGCCTTAGCTGGCCCTGGCTCCAATTTCATTCAGGCCTTGATTTGGCTAATCCTACTCATTGGCTTGGTTGGGCTTGGCATCAATGAAAAGTTCCTCATCTCCATGTCACAGGCCGGCATTACTTGGAATTTGGGATTGCTAGTTTTCAATCTATTTCCGCTTCCACCCCTCGATGGTGGCCGGATTCTTGCAGGACTTCTCCCGGTGCGCCAATCCATTGCCTTAGGTAAGTTAGAGCCTTGGGGCTTTTTTATCGTTCTAGGCCTCGTATTTACTGGGATTATTGGCAGCCTGTGGATGACCCCCTTGATGGCTTTTTTTGAGTGGTTGATTCTCTTGCTGACCAGCCCCTTAAGAATGATTTTCTAG
- a CDS encoding cytochrome c gives MKLKHLVLATLAPTLLVSGIAYAQFKKPEDAIKYRQSAFTVMANSFGKIGAVVKGEAPFNKDEVAKNAAVVATISSLPWQAFGPGTEGGNALPEVWSDNAKFKAASEKMQLAVANLNTAAQSGDQDAIKKAFGAAGATCKGCHDDFKKK, from the coding sequence ATGAAACTCAAACATCTTGTTTTAGCCACCCTTGCACCAACATTGCTGGTTAGCGGAATTGCTTATGCGCAATTCAAAAAACCTGAGGATGCAATTAAGTACCGCCAAAGCGCATTTACTGTGATGGCAAATTCTTTTGGGAAAATTGGTGCTGTAGTTAAAGGTGAGGCACCATTTAATAAAGATGAAGTAGCGAAGAATGCTGCTGTAGTTGCAACCATCTCCAGCCTCCCATGGCAAGCCTTTGGACCAGGCACTGAAGGTGGCAATGCACTACCAGAGGTTTGGTCGGACAACGCTAAATTTAAAGCCGCTTCAGAAAAGATGCAGCTTGCTGTTGCAAATCTAAATACTGCTGCGCAATCGGGCGATCAAGATGCTATTAAGAAGGCTTTTGGCGCAGCTGGCGCCACCTGCAAAGGTTGCCATGACGACTTCAAGAAAAAGTAA
- a CDS encoding cytochrome b/b6 domain-containing protein, whose protein sequence is MKKIIRVWDLPIRLFHWLLVVGIFLSFVTVKIGGNAMEFHARVGYCVLGLIIFRICWGLIGSHHARFINFVPSPKGLLNYLSGRAKAGLGHNPLGALSVLALLFSIGLQAVTGLFANDDIAFEGPLAKQVSNGTVELLTSIHHQNEKVLIILIVVHLCAIFYYQKFRGENLIKPMLLGDKEIDPSEEVRYLPADLGQASKDGGWQRGLALLLLSLIAVILGYLITN, encoded by the coding sequence ATGAAAAAAATAATTCGCGTCTGGGATTTGCCGATTCGCCTCTTTCATTGGCTTTTGGTTGTCGGAATTTTTTTGAGTTTCGTGACCGTCAAGATTGGCGGCAATGCCATGGAGTTCCATGCGCGAGTGGGCTACTGTGTTTTAGGTTTGATTATTTTTAGAATCTGCTGGGGCTTGATTGGCTCCCACCATGCCCGTTTTATCAATTTTGTTCCTAGCCCAAAAGGGCTTCTGAATTATCTATCTGGTAGAGCCAAGGCAGGACTGGGGCATAACCCCTTGGGCGCGCTATCTGTTTTAGCTTTACTCTTTTCAATTGGCCTTCAGGCGGTGACTGGTCTTTTCGCAAATGACGATATTGCTTTTGAGGGGCCGCTAGCAAAACAGGTTTCCAATGGAACGGTTGAGCTTTTAACTTCCATTCATCATCAAAATGAAAAGGTTCTCATTATTTTGATTGTTGTTCACCTCTGCGCAATTTTTTATTATCAAAAATTTAGGGGTGAGAACTTAATTAAGCCAATGTTGCTGGGCGATAAAGAAATCGACCCAAGCGAGGAGGTAAGGTATCTACCTGCTGACTTGGGTCAAGCCTCCAAGGATGGAGGTTGGCAACGCGGCTTGGCGTTATTACTGCTCAGCCTGATTGCGGTGATTCTGGGTTACTTGATAACGAACTAA
- a CDS encoding MFS transporter, which translates to MKTSQAFKTLLLYRIGATLSYQIMMVAVGWHIYEITNSVVSLGLIGLAELVPYFVLALYAGHAVDHHSRKLISAIACGLHIAVALLLVAIALDWLTPPVPLIYTAVAFLGLARALLRPSYQAIFGQIIPRDQMPRYTAYASSAFQICVVAGPGLGGLMIGFAGLEWTYAMAALSGAIGLYGVSFIHIKHERPEGVSNDFLKSFFEGFNYVRKHDLIVSIMLLDMFAVLFGGAVSILPAFVKEVLNAGPEALGILRAAPAAGAVITGLYLARRPLLEDSGKHLFLSVGGFGIAIIAFGLSNNLWLAALFLFISGCCDSISVVIRGSIMQLTTPDQMRGRISAINGIFIGSSNELGALESGVAASLMGLIPSIVFGGAATILVVLLTYQFAPQLRKLNLKDLT; encoded by the coding sequence ATGAAAACAAGCCAAGCCTTTAAAACCTTGTTGCTCTATCGCATAGGCGCAACTCTCAGCTATCAAATCATGATGGTTGCAGTAGGGTGGCATATCTATGAGATTACTAATAGCGTCGTTTCCCTTGGTCTAATTGGCTTAGCGGAGCTTGTCCCCTACTTTGTATTAGCACTCTATGCTGGCCATGCCGTAGATCATCATTCTAGAAAACTGATTTCGGCGATTGCGTGTGGCCTCCACATTGCAGTCGCTTTGCTCTTAGTCGCAATTGCACTCGACTGGCTAACGCCACCCGTTCCTTTGATTTACACGGCAGTAGCCTTTTTAGGTTTGGCGCGCGCACTATTGCGCCCTTCTTATCAAGCCATCTTTGGTCAAATCATTCCCCGAGATCAAATGCCACGCTATACCGCATACGCATCTTCTGCCTTTCAGATTTGCGTTGTTGCTGGACCGGGCCTGGGTGGGCTCATGATTGGATTTGCTGGGCTAGAGTGGACTTATGCCATGGCTGCATTGAGTGGGGCTATCGGCCTCTATGGAGTGAGCTTTATTCACATCAAACATGAACGACCTGAAGGCGTAAGCAATGATTTCTTAAAAAGCTTTTTTGAGGGCTTTAACTACGTACGAAAACATGATCTGATTGTCAGCATCATGCTCTTAGATATGTTTGCCGTGCTATTTGGTGGTGCTGTATCCATTCTTCCGGCCTTTGTTAAAGAGGTCCTTAATGCTGGTCCGGAAGCTCTTGGAATTCTCAGGGCAGCGCCTGCAGCCGGGGCAGTCATCACGGGCCTCTACTTAGCGCGTCGACCCTTACTAGAAGATTCTGGCAAACACTTATTTTTGTCAGTCGGCGGCTTTGGTATTGCCATTATTGCTTTTGGGCTCTCTAACAATCTTTGGCTTGCAGCACTCTTCTTATTTATCTCGGGTTGTTGCGACTCTATCTCGGTAGTAATCCGTGGCAGCATTATGCAGTTAACGACTCCGGATCAGATGCGAGGCAGAATCAGTGCTATTAATGGGATATTCATTGGCTCCTCCAACGAATTGGGTGCGCTTGAATCTGGGGTTGCAGCAAGTCTGATGGGGCTTATTCCATCAATCGTATTTGGCGGGGCTGCAACCATACTAGTCGTATTACTTACCTACCAATTTGCACCCCAACTGAGAAAGCTCAATCTCAAAGATCTTACCTAG
- a CDS encoding 3-hydroxyacyl-CoA dehydrogenase family protein, producing MLFTPSETKVVIVGGGTMGADVAAVCARGGCAVQVLEPTTERRALLPDYFANTMIDLGYEHRLHLLSTAGSLEEMDWPEVDLVIECVPERLDIKQELFAKLEQYAKPEAVLASNSTSFPISDISKGLKTSARMIGLHFFMPAHLVPCVEVVYGQKTSPMVGESLSRLMTACGMVPVTVKKDLPGFLANRLQHALSREAFAMVDAGIASLEDIDKAVRFGFGFRYIAAGPAMQRDHAGLDVHGAGGATIYPTLNNSPDIAKCLSDRIASGKLGMKTGEGFYSWTAETMKAERERYQEALREGLKIIQKDLPEIK from the coding sequence ATGTTGTTTACCCCATCCGAAACTAAAGTCGTCATCGTTGGCGGCGGCACTATGGGCGCTGATGTGGCGGCTGTTTGTGCTCGCGGGGGTTGTGCTGTGCAGGTTCTAGAGCCCACCACCGAGCGCCGTGCACTGTTACCAGATTACTTTGCTAACACCATGATTGATTTGGGCTACGAGCATCGTTTACATTTACTCTCTACCGCCGGCTCGTTAGAGGAGATGGATTGGCCAGAGGTCGATTTAGTCATTGAGTGCGTGCCTGAGCGTTTGGATATTAAGCAAGAATTGTTTGCCAAGCTGGAGCAATATGCAAAGCCAGAGGCAGTCTTGGCAAGCAATAGTACGAGCTTTCCGATTAGCGACATTTCAAAAGGGTTGAAAACGTCGGCGCGAATGATTGGTTTGCATTTCTTCATGCCTGCGCACTTGGTGCCGTGTGTAGAAGTGGTCTATGGCCAAAAGACTTCTCCCATGGTGGGCGAAAGCCTTTCTCGATTGATGACGGCCTGCGGTATGGTGCCAGTTACTGTTAAAAAAGATTTGCCAGGCTTCTTAGCAAATCGCTTGCAGCACGCTTTATCACGTGAAGCCTTTGCTATGGTCGATGCGGGGATTGCGAGCCTAGAAGATATTGATAAGGCAGTGCGTTTTGGTTTTGGTTTCCGCTACATCGCTGCTGGACCTGCAATGCAGAGGGATCACGCTGGTCTAGATGTGCATGGCGCTGGTGGCGCAACGATTTATCCCACTCTGAATAACTCCCCAGATATTGCAAAATGTTTGAGCGATCGCATTGCCAGTGGCAAGTTGGGAATGAAAACCGGCGAAGGTTTTTATTCATGGACAGCAGAGACGATGAAGGCGGAGCGAGAGCGCTATCAAGAAGCCTTACGTGAAGGCTTAAAGATCATTCAAAAGGATTTACCAGAGATTAAGTAA
- a CDS encoding 2-hydroxyacid dehydrogenase, producing the protein MIPVNSVLQVGQFPEIMQLEIDKRLSTSKLLDPQGKLPDGNFTAILTRSNTQIPQELLEKMPGIQMVATCGVGYDNLPLNYLKAHEIKASNTPGVLNDAVCELAIGMLFSLLRRIPEAQDFVKSTAWSKAPFTITTTLAGKCIGIAGMGRIGQDLAKRLEPFKVKLAYTGPTPKELPYEYFSDIKSLAKASDILILACPASPETEKMVNTEVLEALGPRGYLINIARGSVVDEAALLVALQQKTIAGAALDVFENEPNPNVDFLNIDNVLLTPHIGSATSETRQLMTNLAIDNLEAFYNKKPLLTEVKN; encoded by the coding sequence ATGATCCCAGTCAATTCGGTACTGCAGGTCGGGCAATTTCCAGAAATAATGCAATTGGAGATTGATAAGCGACTGAGCACAAGCAAACTACTTGACCCTCAGGGCAAGCTTCCCGATGGCAACTTCACCGCCATCCTTACCCGCTCAAACACCCAAATCCCGCAAGAGTTGCTGGAGAAGATGCCGGGCATACAAATGGTTGCGACTTGTGGCGTGGGCTATGACAACCTTCCCTTGAACTATCTCAAGGCCCATGAGATCAAAGCCAGCAATACCCCAGGCGTTCTGAATGATGCCGTCTGTGAGCTGGCCATTGGCATGCTCTTTAGCTTATTGCGTCGCATTCCGGAAGCGCAGGACTTTGTTAAAAGCACCGCTTGGTCGAAAGCACCTTTCACCATAACCACTACTCTTGCAGGGAAGTGTATTGGCATTGCAGGTATGGGTCGCATTGGGCAAGATCTAGCAAAACGCTTAGAGCCCTTTAAGGTCAAACTAGCCTATACCGGCCCTACTCCCAAAGAGCTTCCTTACGAGTATTTCAGCGATATCAAGTCCCTAGCAAAGGCATCAGACATTCTTATTCTTGCGTGCCCCGCCAGTCCAGAAACAGAAAAAATGGTTAATACCGAAGTCCTGGAAGCTTTAGGGCCGAGAGGCTATCTTATTAATATTGCGCGAGGCAGCGTAGTGGATGAAGCTGCACTTTTAGTTGCACTGCAGCAAAAAACCATCGCCGGGGCAGCACTCGATGTATTTGAAAATGAACCAAATCCAAACGTCGACTTCTTAAATATTGATAATGTCTTACTAACCCCGCATATTGGAAGTGCTACTTCTGAAACGCGACAATTGATGACGAACCTAGCAATAGATAATTTAGAAGCTTTCTATAATAAAAAACCACTTCTTACCGAAGTAAAAAATTAA